Proteins encoded by one window of Micromonospora coxensis:
- a CDS encoding dihydrofolate reductase family protein → MRDLVYTGFMSLDGVVDSPGGGPGEEHRSGGWVFKDLEFVPEAWSLKGEELTDTTALMFGRRSYEAFAPVWPGSEDHAAYQELPKYVVSTTLSDDALVDGWGPTTILRSTEDVAALKQGEGGAIFIHGSAELARRLSDAGLIDQYNLLVFPVLLGAGKSLFGRADRDKQMLTLRESESYPNGILKLIYDVRR, encoded by the coding sequence ATGCGTGACCTGGTCTACACCGGTTTCATGTCGCTCGACGGCGTGGTGGACTCGCCCGGCGGTGGGCCGGGGGAGGAGCACCGCAGCGGCGGGTGGGTGTTCAAGGACCTCGAGTTCGTCCCGGAAGCGTGGTCGCTCAAGGGCGAGGAACTCACCGACACGACCGCGTTGATGTTCGGCCGCCGCAGCTACGAGGCGTTCGCGCCGGTCTGGCCCGGGTCGGAGGACCACGCCGCCTACCAGGAGCTGCCCAAGTACGTCGTGTCGACCACGCTGTCCGACGACGCCCTCGTCGACGGCTGGGGGCCGACGACGATCCTGCGCTCGACCGAGGACGTCGCCGCGCTCAAGCAGGGCGAGGGCGGCGCGATCTTCATCCACGGGAGCGCGGAGCTGGCCCGGCGGCTGTCGGACGCGGGCCTGATCGACCAGTACAACCTGCTCGTCTTCCCCGTGCTGCTCGGCGCCGGCAAGAGCCTGTTCGGCCGGGCCGACCGGGACAAGCAGATGCTGACGCTGCGGGAGTCGGAGAGCTACCCGAACGGCATCCTGAAGCTGATCTACGACGTCCGACGCTGA